The following DNA comes from Anopheles arabiensis isolate DONGOLA chromosome 3, AaraD3, whole genome shotgun sequence.
ttgcaaaattgagctactttttttcGCGCGCGACGTCGTCTCGCGCGACGTAgtcgctgtatgtctatttggacggtgaGAGAGGATTATGATAAGTGTCGGTAGCGAGAGTAACGTTTTGATCGAGCATCGAATTTGTTTCAGGTGTTGCACAGGTGAAATtatgaaaaactaaaaaaataggCCGAAAGCATGATTGGGttgtgaagtttttttttactttattaaattaagtaTTGACCTAAAGGACATATGCATGGCTTTCCACTATGTTGGAAGCAATTTAAAACGATAATACGTTTTAGTTTTAGGTCAATTGTTAGTTTTTCTTTAGCCGTTGCTTTCCATAGGCGAAAACCATTTAAGACATATCCTTGGGAACAGGGATATGTTCCATAACAGGGAAATACAATTTTACTAAGTTTTGTGTTTCGGACTGGTGCACAATTGAGGATATTAAGGACACACGCGGCTCTTCTGTATCAACCACTTATATTCTAATATAAATGACATATAtgcaaggtggaatgtataatgaggtgtagttatagcgcttttggctccgattttgacagatggttttcagcttgtatatgtattgatggattgtttacgttttgcatggtcaatatttggtggagatcaatttgggtgaatattttagtttattagaacacagtccgtgatttaaaatggaaattttccttcgagaacttgaagcgttcgccaaaagcggaaaactaactgtcagttttcttcgtcgattcttcttccacctagctgtcaaaacgggcttataacttgacctgatatctttacggtccttgcaTATATGCTAAaagactgttgtgtgtgtcgggtcgCGGCCTATGATCGAGTGCCGACCCTCGGTAGCCCGATCGCTCCCGAAGCCCTTAACGGCCATTCGGACGTCGGATGCTGTCAGTTGCACGACAGCATCGAGTCGCGGTTACACTGCACCGTTTCTGTACACAACACTAAGCAACCAGTTCATGATATTTACTCATATATTCAGTTGTGATCATCCTCAATCGGAAATTTTATAATTCTAATACATAGCTCATCAAATGTGCTAACTTTGAGCCTTGTTAAACAGTTCTTTAGACGCCTCGATTGAACCAGAGTAAAAGATCAGGCCAGTATCTAAAACACTCTTGGACAACTAAGCGTAGCCATGTTAATAATTTTCGTAACTACCCGCTTGGCAAAGAGTATCTCATTTTGATGCCTCTCGCTACCCCTGACCCTAGTTTTAAAGGAATCAtgcgacacactcgcactccactACCCCATCCCATGGAAAAACGCTCCCACCATCGAGGTGTTGACCAAAATTCCGCTGTGTGCatgagacacacactcgcactcctccCGCCCTCCACAGATGAACGCACCCACCGTTGCGAAGATGCGAGAATTTTTGCTCTGAGCGTGAGACCCTGAAGCGCAAGAGATGTGTTAAGACGATCATAATTCGATATGGTCAAAATGCGTCGATTATCGTTTCATTTATCTGGTAATGATGTTTTCacttcatcaaaattttaaacataatcAACTAGGCTGATAACAATagttgaaatttaaaacagaataaaatcaattcatttgaaatgaaataaattacattataCTCTATTTTGACCATATGATCAACACTTGTACATAATGccatttattttgtgttcttCACTCTCGCGCTGTGTTGTGATCGTTCGAAACTCATTGCCAGAACgaatgcaaatttcattttggaaGGATCGGTGCCGGAAGAGGCAGcgaaaattatgaaatgatAATAGAAAAGTGGTTAAGTTAATCGTGAAAGATGTCAACGCAGGCGTAAATGCAGTACAGTGGAgtgccgtttatccgggtaccttttatccggttatccgtttatccgtgctgttgaaaactgacagttcaataccTAGATGACATTGCGTGCTGACgaggatatttgaaatagCGGTTACCAGAACATTTTGTCATAACAAAATACGCTATAATATATAGCACATTGCAAATATTCTCttcaaaaaacatgaagtttaTAAAACTAGCTAGGTTttactaaaaaataatattaatttcaaaaacaaaccaggattttgtgataaaataaatactttcactcattatccgtgttattcgcttatccgggcgaggtcaagtcccgagaagccggataaacggcgctccactgtatgtTTTGTTACATGATCTACGGGTAAGTGTAtgcataagaagaagaatcttcCAAATGATGTTTGTGTTCTAACAATCGTACtgcttttaatatttgtttattcttctattattttctATCACACGTAGCTATTTCATCACCAAAGCTTCTGATAACAGATCAAAGCAGATGGATAGGGCATACAGAGTCGccgtttaatttaaaatatcttcGTGATCGGTAAGTTTTAAATAGTACTAGTTTTGTTCACCATTCTAATACTCGATTTATCTTTTATTCCTCAGGCAAACGCATCAAACagcaagggttttttttccaacacCACGCACCATCGGTGGAGCAAGCAGCCAACGTTTTGTTCGCCCAGCGCGCACCATCATGAATTGAAATATTCCGATTAGctttgtgaataaaaaactgcacacttaCTGTAGGAATTTCCTGGAATTTTATGGTCGGCCTACGCTCACGGGAATGGTGGGTCCGTTaatgagaaggaaagaaagggtggGAGCGAGGATTAACCAAAAACGCGGCATTGAGAATGAGGGGAGGTGCGCTCAGCGCTCACGCTGGGTCACTCAGGAtacttgaaataaaatgttaacaagcatcgatttcaagcatgcatgtcgcgcgacattttgccaagcgggcaactcgtacgacttaacaacatgcccgtcatgggttcaatccccaaatagaccgcgccgccatacgtaggactgactatcctgcaatgggggggaggggggggggaattaattagtcactgaaagccaagcccacaagtgggtacaggcaggatTTGACCGACAtgggttgttgagccaaagaagaagaagaagaatgcagctgctgcctgtaaacaaatatcgatggctgttgtcaaactgaatctgaGAATGGCAACaagccaaacgctaagaagacacctcctctatattccaccttgcaATTAACTTTTTTCATCgctatttaaaatattttttatttaaattatgttcactgtaccagttttcggtagtgtacccaaatagccagaattgctTAGGCCcttggcaacgctcatcggatgcgattttatcggacgagattcatatgggatttgacagataacttcggacgtgcgatttcgtcgtccgaagttatctgtcaaatcccatataaaaatttgacaggccgtccgataaaatcacatgcgaaaaagcgttcccaagtgccacaaatccactaaacgaccactaaacggcttctaaacgactcaagttctctacctaaacggaatatagaaagttttcgtttagcagacggcaaacgactcatgcattctaaaaatagcaaaaaagctggtggcgctatctgttggtgggatacccaaccagttgagcttcatcgcttggagaaGAGCTTTCTCATACCCTCTGTACtcttgtatggtttcgcattgaagttatgcatcgctagaactagaacggcgatacgattgtttaaatactaaactccaacggaaaccaccagcactgaagcaagtgagattttagtaatggtcgttggtgttgatacccacgtatctgacaacacgaccattcataaagatttttgctcagaaagttagaaggctatataggtcatgataagatgaaattTGTCGAATgaacattgcaagaaaaggatagcaatataatcttcttcttcttctttggctcaacaaccgatgtcggtcaaggcctgcctgtaccacttatgggcttggctttcagtgactaattgattcccgccatagcaggatagtcagtcctacgtatggcggcgcggtctatttggggattgaacccatgacgggcatgttgttaagtcgtacgagttgacgactgtactacgagaccggctttatagcaatataataatcagttttaatacgccatccattgatcaaaccaatgaagctgtggagctttcatttttttctatggatatttaattttccagtcgtttaagcttaatcggTGGCGCTTGGGTTGCCACCGccagtgttgcgaacggtgatagtcgtcgacataaaattttacaaaatgatacTTTTTGAAGCATCGCATTCTAGATCCACGCATTCATTCGACAATcacggaaaaaaatatcatttgacacgttgatattttttctgctacaataatttgactttttgattttgccgttCCTCAAGTGAACTAGATCTTCATCGAAAATGGGtccttttttcatgttttcgcGTGAATTTCTATACTTCTGTAAGAGAGTACCATTTTCCTGATTCACTGAGTGAAAATATCAAGTGGTCTAATGGCTTAGTATCGGTAAATGCACGATTAAGCAGTTCTGGATTCTcactgaaaaatgtcaaatgacattcattctacattttttgcaatcatGTCATCGCAAAAGCATTGATTGTTAATGCACAAATGATTGTCGTTTTGGAAAGTCATGTCATGGTAACCATGAATATCATGatcaaaaaatgattttgacacACGCTTACTGcgaatatcataaaaaaatgtcgaCAATTAACAACACTGGCCACCGCCCTAAGACCGTAatcaaggataatgtatttagaaggttgatttttatcgcttttgctgggcgacattgtgggggacatctgtcactctctgcatacaaatttcattaccccgcaccagctctccccgatttttataccggagcccccggaagagaaatgtcaagtcgacaaatgtcattttgctctaaacaacttcaccttgttaGCGCGTGGCAACGGagctgaaaaaatgttgaaaatgttttcaactttttcaaaattgcttgtcaactgcaaaaaagagcttttctcgtggccgcaccaaaaacatacacaagagcgacaaaaagctccaacatctgaatatcatcgatattttgtttaagaagcaCTTACTAGGTACATAAATCGATTAgaatcatgcattttagcattattatcataacaatggatcacaactgcgccaaatagctgtttgtttacgctttttcacgaacgtcaaattttgtcaacttttgtcaTCTTTTTTTCCTGGCTTCTCCAGGTcacaaaattttgacaaaacctcaaaaaagtgacaaaagctcaaattttgaaaaatttgtcagcattttgtcactctcGTGTCCTTTCGctttgtcatttataacaccttgacCGTAATGCATAATCGTTCAAATGGACATAGActgacaacgtcgcgcgcgacgaaaaatagttcaaaatttcactccgcgtagatcaaagtagctcattttgCCCAATCAACCTACatgctttttgtttaaaaacataaaaaaaagttaaaatgtgttcaaatttaTTGGTATTATGATTTCTCGGTCAGTATTATGAAAAAATCTGTGATTGtcggtagaaaaaaaaaagaaaaataggtTGTTGTAGGAAGCTCATCTGTGgatcggtaggcatatcaaaAATCGATGGGAATCGTTATTTCTGGTCACCCTGGTAATTTGACTCTCATATTTTTTGAGACAGTGTAAACCGTGTCTGGAAGTCTGTCAAAATTTACGATTGATCCAGTTATGTTTCAATAGGTAACTACATTCACAAATCcaagctgtgtgcgtgtgtgcggtaTGATATGGTCTTGTGACCAGAGTAATCTGAAAATTTGCTACTCGTGAGTGTTATTTGCGTGTGTATAGTTCGCTTTTATAAATaaagtttttaataatttttcgaGAGAAATCGCAGTTCGCACGATGTCATCCAAGGATAGGATTCCTATTTTCCCATCTCGCGGGTAGATATGTTTAGCCTTAGAAGAAAATATTCTTGGCTGAAATAATTTTCTTAATGCTATTTTATATTTCTATACGCTTGCAGCgcgcaaatgcaaatgaaagcTCGGCTTGCTGGCGCCCACAAGGGCCACGGACtgctaaaaaaaaaggctGATGCTCTACAGATGCGTTTCCGAATGATTTTAAGCAAGATAATCGAGGTAATATGCATTTTTATTCATACTCTGTACAGAACTTCTGATCAATCGTTTTCGACTACTTTGCATACTTAACAGACTAAAACACTTATGGGTGAAGTTATGAAAGAAGCCGCTTTCTCTCTGGCAGAAGCAAAATTTGCCTCCGGCGATTTTAACCAGGTTGTTCTGCAGAATGTTACCAAAGCGCAAATTAAGATACGAACTAAGAAGGATAACGTTGCTGGAGTAACTCTACCAGTTTTTGAATCCTACCAAGATGGCTCGGACACATACGAATTAACTGGATTAGCAAAGGGTGGGCAACAACttcagaaattaaaaaagaattaCCAGAGTGCTGTAAAATTGTTGGTAGAACTGGCATCGCTTCAAACATCTTTCGTTACTTTAGATGAGGTGATTAAAATCACTAATCGCCGAGTAAATGCTATTGAACATGGTATGATGTGATggaaatttttgtttgtagctTAAATGACAAAATATGCTGTTTTACTTGATTACAGTGATTATTCCAAGAATTGATCGTACTTTGGCATACATCATCTCCGAGCTAGATGAATTGGAACGTGAGGAATTTTACCGTCTGAAGAAAATTCAGGTACGTATAGTTGATCTACCTGAAgttatttttactttacaATTTCACTTAATTTCCGGTTTTTGTTACATCATCACATTAGGACAAAAAACGTATTGCGAAGAAAAAAGCCGAGGAGAAGAGAGCAGCACTGTTACAAGAAGGTATAGATGTGCGCAGTCAAGCCAATATTCTTGACGAAGGCGATGATGATATCCTGTTTTAGAACAATTACATCGCCATTCCAGAATCAATATGATTTCGACTACAAGCCTTTTAAAGTTGATTACGAACTGCTggttaatataaaaaaaaatattggtgGAAATCCCTTTGGAGTTATAATATGTTTCCAATATCTATCTAGATATGTTTTTTCTGCATGCGTTTGCGATTGTATTGCTGACGGTAGGGATTTAATCAATGGATTGCGATTGAGGAGTGGGACATAATAAATGCGCAAGATTCAACCTAGTAACACCTATGCTTCCACAACTCGATAATCGTTCAATTGCACACGACTTAATCTTAAATACAAAGGATGAAATGGATGTGATTAATAGTGGCGTACTTTTATTATTCTATCAAACAGacacccgctgcgcaaagcgacggaaggcgttatgccgttctgagaattttatcatgccctctttttctctccaacgccaaatttgtcgagcagctcgtcgagctgcccgtccctggctccgcctcattcccctcgcctgagcgcgctgccaaaggtttgaatgtgttggtgtgtcagacggccaatcgctgtcagccatcgtccgtgctCTTTCCCTTCCTAGCGCTATCTCATTCTCGCGTGTTGTCAATGctcatgagttgctgtggcgcttaaaaaaccgtttatacacattgcggcgatgaagttgcattttcacatatcaaaccaaaaaaagcgcaatgagttcaattgctgcaatgtaaaaatgactacggaatcgctagctcacgctggagggtttgctgtgtaaCGCGCAGAACCTTAATTCGCAtttacacgttcagcccggcgctgattttcatcaacttttctTTCCGCcggcatcaagaacgcaagctgattatGATAGCGGcatcctggaaagttcactggcagtccctggggcctgccatcgaactaaacatgttaagcattaagcataaatTTGTTATCCTAAACTTCTGTTGGGGGTGTTGGGGGTGGggggcaaatggttctccagccatggtgccccaacgaccatctttccgggggcccttgtcgctaatactctgtccacttgtagacatacggcatactacagactagcgatcttcggcgaccgcctagtccggctacggttagatccgccgctggttcttgacggtgttttttttactgtagagtgcatccttccccctgccttcagcgtatgcatcgggcaggagacagtgtggcagtatgcaagttgcacactggataggagcgggcccgcggcaccgccatcattccgcacatctgcatgcccgtcgtgggttctaatcgcgtatgaaccgtccgccgtagcaagggacTAGTCACCGGCTcaggctacgtggtactcaagtcctaaaacggccggcatgatcgcgttggctagtacgccattaataataataataataataataaaaagaacttagcgtagcagtccacacccgggtaagagtttgtcttgactttgttgtaGCCGGGCTATCGCTGTGACGAGACAAatacacggaatgcactcggccaaaacatgaacctaccgatccgaacccattccaaggcattgccggtcaatcggcgtcatgataactactccaaaccaacaagccaccagattctggacggacaggtgcagcaccatacgcgcaccgtaataaaccaatccagaatcctcttttgtatggattcacttcaaaatgttgtttccacttgcgcccgctagctgaattagaaataaatgtgcaatatatcacacgcacgttttcTTAGATCACGTGTCTTTTAAATAcgcccaacagcagagccgatcgcaaagatgccaatgccaatggttgtgttgtctctcaggtagcgagatcgaaaatgcatggactttgtagccgcagcggatgaaaatgtacccatcagaatcaaatagtttaggggtttccaaacgcacgcacacacacaaacacgcgcgcgcaaactcacacacacacactcacacacacactcacacacacacacacacacacacacacacacacacacacacacacacacacatgcacgcgagcacgcacgcacgcacacatgcacgtacgcacacatgcacgtacgCGTGCACGCGGGCACGCACCCGCGAAAGCGCGaacgcaagcacgcacccacgaaagcgcgaacgcaagcacgcaccccccaccagaacccccccccccttcccgca
Coding sequences within:
- the LOC120903306 gene encoding V-type proton ATPase subunit D 1, whose translation is MSSKDRIPIFPSRGAQMQMKARLAGAHKGHGLLKKKADALQMRFRMILSKIIETKTLMGEVMKEAAFSLAEAKFASGDFNQVVLQNVTKAQIKIRTKKDNVAGVTLPVFESYQDGSDTYELTGLAKGGQQLQKLKKNYQSAVKLLVELASLQTSFVTLDEVIKITNRRVNAIEHVIIPRIDRTLAYIISELDELEREEFYRLKKIQDKKRIAKKKAEEKRAALLQEGIDVRSQANILDEGDDDILF